From Actinoplanes oblitus, a single genomic window includes:
- a CDS encoding ABC transporter ATP-binding protein, which translates to MSEVLLRGFGWRHAGRRAWAVRGLDLHVRRGERVLLLGPSGAGKSTLLAALAGLLPEDSGEAEGTIEIDGLEPRKARDRAGILFQDPQTQLVMARSGDDVAFGLENRGLPAAEIWPRVADALTRVGFPYRNDRPTHALSGGEAQRLALAGVIAPRPGLLLLDEPTANLDPAGAALIRDAVRRAAGPDTTLIIVEHRVAEALPLVDRVVVVEPGGGVRADGAPEAIFAACGDELADEGVWVPGRPVAARQSAVTATAASVRPSAAELLRAERVTVPGRLPEVSLTARAGQVLAVTGPNGAGKSTLALLLGGLLAPGSGRITGFGDERPPHRWRATTLTQRIGSVFQNPEHQFVTARVADELALGPRRLGRPADEIRRTVDELLHRLRLERLAAANPYTLSGGEARRLSVATALATAPRLLVLDEPTFGQDRRTWAELVALLGELRDEGHGIVAVTHDEDFVRTVADLTLAIGGPE; encoded by the coding sequence GTGAGTGAGGTTCTGCTGCGCGGGTTCGGGTGGCGGCACGCGGGCCGTCGCGCCTGGGCGGTGCGCGGGCTGGACCTGCACGTGCGGCGCGGCGAGCGGGTGCTCCTGCTGGGTCCCTCCGGGGCCGGCAAGAGCACCCTGCTGGCCGCGCTGGCCGGGCTGCTGCCGGAGGACTCCGGCGAGGCCGAGGGCACCATCGAGATCGACGGGCTGGAGCCGCGCAAGGCCCGGGACCGGGCCGGCATCCTCTTCCAGGATCCGCAGACCCAGCTGGTGATGGCCCGCTCCGGCGACGACGTGGCGTTCGGGCTGGAGAACCGGGGACTGCCCGCCGCCGAGATCTGGCCACGGGTGGCCGACGCTCTGACCCGCGTGGGGTTCCCGTACCGGAATGATCGTCCCACCCACGCGCTCTCCGGCGGTGAGGCGCAGCGCCTGGCCCTGGCCGGGGTGATCGCGCCGCGACCCGGGCTGCTGCTGCTCGACGAGCCGACGGCCAACCTCGATCCGGCCGGCGCCGCGCTGATCCGGGACGCGGTCCGCCGCGCGGCCGGCCCGGACACCACGCTGATCATCGTGGAGCATCGGGTGGCCGAGGCGTTGCCGCTGGTGGACCGGGTGGTGGTGGTGGAGCCGGGTGGCGGGGTGCGGGCCGACGGCGCGCCCGAGGCGATCTTCGCCGCCTGCGGCGACGAACTCGCCGACGAGGGAGTCTGGGTGCCGGGCCGCCCGGTCGCCGCGCGGCAGTCCGCGGTCACCGCGACTGCTGCTTCGGTACGCCCGTCCGCCGCCGAACTGCTGCGTGCCGAGCGCGTCACCGTCCCGGGCCGGCTCCCCGAGGTGTCGCTGACCGCCCGGGCCGGCCAGGTACTCGCGGTGACCGGTCCCAACGGCGCCGGCAAGTCCACCCTCGCGCTGCTGCTCGGCGGCCTGCTCGCGCCGGGTTCCGGGCGGATCACCGGGTTCGGCGACGAGCGGCCACCGCACCGGTGGCGGGCCACCACGCTGACCCAGCGGATCGGGTCGGTCTTCCAGAACCCGGAGCATCAGTTCGTCACCGCCCGGGTCGCCGACGAGCTGGCCCTCGGCCCGCGCCGGCTGGGCCGCCCGGCGGACGAGATCCGGCGGACCGTCGACGAGCTGCTGCACCGGCTGCGGCTGGAGAGGCTGGCGGCGGCGAATCCCTACACGCTCTCCGGCGGCGAGGCCCGGCGGCTGAGCGTGGCGACGGCGCTGGCCACCGCCCCGCGGCTGCTGGTGCTCGACGAGCCCACGTTCGGGCAGGACCGGCGGACCTGGGCGGAGCTAGTCGCGCTCCTCGGTGAGCTGCGCGACGAGGGGCACGGCATCGTGGCGGTCACCCACGACGAGGACTTCGTGCGTACCGTAGCCGATCTGACACTGGCCATCGGCGGTCCGGAGTGA
- a CDS encoding ECF transporter S component yields MKSDNLNRWRTIDIVIASVIAVAFGVIFWAWDVVWAATENAFLFFPPAQSVLYGMWFLPAVLSGLIIRKPGAAFFTETVAAIISALLGNKWGATVIFQGAAQGLGAELAFALFRYRVFNLPVSVLSGALAGVVAAVFDWFVWTYDYALWSYRVPYALITVASAAVLAGAGAWLVVRALAPTGVLDRFPAGRERALI; encoded by the coding sequence ATGAAGTCAGACAACCTCAACAGATGGCGCACGATAGACATCGTGATCGCCTCGGTCATCGCCGTCGCGTTCGGCGTGATCTTCTGGGCCTGGGACGTGGTCTGGGCCGCCACCGAGAACGCGTTCCTGTTCTTCCCGCCGGCCCAGTCCGTCCTCTACGGCATGTGGTTCCTGCCCGCCGTGCTGAGCGGGCTGATCATCCGGAAGCCGGGCGCGGCGTTCTTCACCGAGACCGTCGCCGCGATCATCTCGGCGCTGCTCGGCAACAAGTGGGGTGCCACGGTGATCTTCCAGGGCGCCGCCCAGGGCCTCGGCGCCGAGCTGGCGTTCGCCCTGTTCCGCTACCGGGTGTTCAACCTGCCGGTGAGCGTCCTCTCCGGCGCGCTGGCCGGCGTGGTCGCCGCGGTCTTCGACTGGTTCGTCTGGACCTACGACTACGCCCTGTGGAGCTACCGGGTCCCCTACGCGCTGATCACCGTGGCCAGCGCCGCGGTCCTGGCCGGCGCCGGCGCCTGGCTGGTGGTCCGGGCCCTGGCCCCGACCGGCGTCCTCGACCGGTTCCCGGCCGGCCGGGAACGGGCGCTGATCTGA
- a CDS encoding alpha/beta fold hydrolase translates to MQVKARGLTFEVTEGGPEDGQPVLLLHGFPQDHREFDLLMPRLHHAGLRTYAMDQRGYSPGARPGDVRDYRIGEAVADVLGVLDALGLESVHLVGHDWGAQVAWLVAGRHPERVRTLTAVSVPHPRAMMLALRVRPSQQARLAYFQLFRSPVAERLLLAGGALVLRRMFGPIGPRADLYVKAMREPGRLTGGLNWYRAFRTADVADLGEITVPTTFVWSDRDGVVGLTAVLRTADWVRADYQLVAIRGVSHWVPEQAPAELAGAVLARIGV, encoded by the coding sequence ATGCAGGTCAAGGCTCGCGGCCTGACGTTCGAGGTGACCGAGGGCGGTCCCGAGGACGGGCAGCCGGTGCTCCTGCTGCACGGCTTCCCGCAGGACCACCGCGAGTTCGATCTCCTGATGCCCCGGCTGCACCACGCCGGTCTGCGCACCTACGCGATGGACCAGCGCGGTTACTCGCCCGGCGCCCGCCCCGGCGACGTGCGCGACTACCGGATCGGCGAGGCGGTCGCCGACGTGCTCGGCGTGCTGGACGCTCTCGGCCTGGAGTCGGTGCACCTGGTCGGGCACGACTGGGGCGCCCAGGTGGCCTGGCTGGTGGCCGGCCGGCACCCGGAGCGGGTGCGCACGCTGACCGCGGTCTCGGTGCCGCACCCGCGGGCGATGATGCTGGCGCTGCGGGTCCGGCCGAGCCAGCAGGCCCGGCTGGCGTACTTCCAGCTGTTCCGCAGCCCGGTGGCGGAGCGGCTGCTGCTCGCCGGCGGCGCGCTGGTGCTGCGCCGGATGTTCGGCCCGATCGGTCCGCGCGCCGACCTGTACGTCAAGGCGATGCGCGAGCCGGGCCGGCTGACCGGCGGGCTGAACTGGTACCGCGCGTTCCGCACCGCTGACGTCGCCGACCTGGGCGAGATCACCGTGCCGACCACGTTCGTCTGGAGCGACCGGGACGGCGTGGTCGGGCTGACCGCCGTGCTGCGCACCGCCGACTGGGTCCGCGCCGACTACCAGCTGGTGGCGATCCGCGGGGTCAGCCACTGGGTGCCCGA